In Pseudomonas sp. GCEP-101, one DNA window encodes the following:
- the bglX gene encoding beta-glucosidase BglX, translating into MSRICWLGLLLGLGSASLSAAQAPAAAPAVPLPGQSKDAFLDSLMQRMTLEEKIGQLRLVSVGPDHPKPVLLKEIAAGTTGAVFNTVVRPGIRDLQDAAMKSRLKIPLFFAYDVVHGHRTVFPIGLGLAASWDLAAIERSARVSAIEASADGLNLTYSPTVDIARDPRWGRVSEGFGEDAWLTSKVAAAVVKGYQGKGLNQPDTIMAGVKHFALYGAGEGGRDYNTVDMSPQRMFQDYLPPYRAAIDAGAGAVMVSLNSINGVPATANKWLLQDLLRGQWGYKGLTLSDHGAVLELIKHGVAATERDATQAAINAGVEMNMNDDLYGKHMPELLKAGLISQAEIDRACRDVLAAKWDMGLFQDPYRYLQGKDPVDTDAEERLHRADAREIARKGMVLLKNEGGVLPLKRDGVIALIGPLADSKRDVMGSWSAAGKAFQAVTVLEGMGAATRGHAALLYAKGANVTDDPEIVKYLNEYSEDVKVDSRSPQAMIDEAVEKAKQADVVVAVVGESQGMAHEASSKTNLHIAQSQVELLKALKATGKPLVLVLMNGRPMDLRWESANADAVLETWFSGTEGGNAIADVLFGDYNPSGKLTMTFPRSVGQVPIYYNHLNTGRPFDHEHPNKYTSRYFDSQNGPLYPFGYGLSYTEFSVSDVTMSGSKLKKGDQLTASVTVKNTGKRAGETTVQLYLRDVAASISRPVKELKGFSKILLQPGESKVVQFPIREEDLRFYDSQLRYASEPGEFKVYVGLDSDNVKEQSFTLL; encoded by the coding sequence ATCAGCCGTATCTGCTGGCTCGGCCTCCTGCTGGGCCTTGGCAGCGCTTCGCTATCCGCCGCCCAGGCGCCTGCCGCCGCACCCGCCGTGCCGCTGCCCGGCCAATCCAAGGACGCCTTCCTCGACAGCCTGATGCAACGCATGACGCTGGAAGAGAAGATCGGCCAGCTGCGCCTGGTCAGCGTCGGGCCGGACCATCCCAAGCCGGTACTGCTGAAGGAAATCGCCGCGGGCACCACCGGCGCGGTGTTCAACACCGTCGTCCGCCCCGGTATCCGCGATTTGCAGGACGCGGCCATGAAGAGCCGCCTGAAGATCCCGCTGTTCTTCGCCTATGACGTGGTCCACGGCCACCGCACCGTGTTCCCCATCGGCCTGGGCCTGGCGGCGAGCTGGGACCTGGCCGCCATCGAGCGCAGCGCCCGTGTCTCGGCCATCGAGGCCAGCGCCGACGGCCTCAACCTGACCTATTCCCCCACCGTCGACATCGCCCGCGACCCGCGCTGGGGCCGGGTGTCCGAAGGCTTCGGCGAAGACGCCTGGCTGACCAGCAAGGTCGCCGCCGCGGTGGTCAAGGGTTACCAGGGCAAGGGCCTGAACCAGCCGGACACCATCATGGCCGGGGTCAAGCACTTCGCCCTGTATGGCGCCGGCGAAGGCGGCCGCGACTACAACACCGTGGACATGAGCCCGCAGCGCATGTTCCAGGACTACCTGCCGCCGTACCGCGCAGCCATCGACGCCGGCGCCGGCGCGGTGATGGTCTCGCTCAACAGCATCAACGGCGTGCCGGCCACTGCCAACAAGTGGCTGCTGCAGGACCTGCTGCGCGGCCAGTGGGGCTACAAGGGCCTGACCCTGAGCGACCACGGCGCGGTGCTGGAGCTGATCAAGCACGGCGTGGCCGCCACCGAGCGCGACGCCACCCAGGCGGCGATCAATGCCGGCGTCGAAATGAACATGAACGACGACCTCTACGGCAAGCACATGCCCGAACTGCTCAAGGCCGGGCTGATCAGCCAGGCCGAGATCGACCGCGCCTGCCGCGACGTGCTCGCCGCCAAGTGGGACATGGGCCTGTTCCAGGACCCGTACCGCTACCTGCAGGGCAAGGACCCGGTCGACACCGACGCCGAGGAGCGCCTGCACCGCGCCGATGCCCGCGAGATCGCGCGCAAGGGCATGGTCCTGCTGAAGAACGAAGGCGGCGTGCTGCCGCTCAAGCGTGACGGCGTGATCGCCCTGATCGGCCCGCTGGCCGACAGCAAGCGCGACGTGATGGGCAGCTGGTCCGCCGCCGGCAAGGCCTTCCAGGCCGTGACCGTGCTCGAGGGCATGGGCGCCGCCACCCGTGGCCACGCCGCGCTGCTCTACGCCAAGGGTGCCAACGTCACCGACGATCCGGAGATCGTCAAATACCTCAACGAGTACAGCGAAGACGTCAAGGTCGACTCGCGCAGCCCGCAGGCGATGATCGACGAAGCCGTCGAGAAGGCGAAGCAGGCCGACGTGGTGGTGGCCGTGGTCGGCGAATCCCAGGGCATGGCCCACGAGGCGTCGAGCAAGACCAACCTGCACATCGCGCAGAGCCAGGTCGAGCTGCTCAAGGCCCTCAAGGCCACCGGCAAACCGCTGGTGCTGGTGCTGATGAACGGCCGGCCGATGGACCTGCGCTGGGAAAGCGCCAACGCCGATGCGGTGCTGGAAACCTGGTTCAGCGGCACCGAGGGCGGCAACGCCATCGCCGACGTGCTGTTCGGCGACTACAACCCGTCGGGCAAGCTGACCATGACCTTCCCGCGCTCGGTGGGCCAGGTGCCGATCTACTACAACCACCTGAACACCGGCCGCCCGTTCGACCACGAGCACCCGAACAAGTACACCTCGCGCTACTTCGACTCGCAGAACGGCCCGCTGTACCCGTTCGGCTACGGCCTGAGCTACACCGAGTTCAGCGTCTCGGACGTGACGATGTCGGGCAGCAAGCTGAAGAAGGGCGACCAGCTCACCGCCAGCGTGACCGTGAAGAACACCGGCAAGCGCGCCGGCGAGACCACCGTGCAGCTCTACCTGCGCGACGTCGCCGCGTCCATCAGCCGCCCGGTCAAGGAGCTCAAGGGCTTCAGCAAGATCCTGCTGCAGCCGGGCGAGTCGAAGGTCGTGCAGTTCCCGATCCGCGAGGAAGACCTGCGCTTCTACGACAGCCAGCTGCGCTACGCTTCCGAGCCGGGCGAATTCAAGGTCTACGTCGGCCTGGATTCGGACAACGTGAAGGAGCAGAGCTTCACGCTGCTCTAA
- a CDS encoding DUF1289 domain-containing protein — MKSPCIKICEFEEGICLGCGRSREEIKAWKRADPLGQEAIRAEADMRLLVLEAQGRRRYR; from the coding sequence GTGAAGAGTCCGTGCATCAAGATCTGCGAATTCGAGGAAGGCATCTGCCTGGGCTGCGGCCGCAGCCGCGAGGAAATCAAGGCGTGGAAACGCGCCGACCCCCTGGGCCAGGAGGCGATCCGGGCGGAGGCGGACATGCGTTTGCTGGTGCTGGAGGCGCAGGGGAGAAGGCGGTATCGGTAG
- the gap gene encoding type I glyceraldehyde-3-phosphate dehydrogenase: protein MTIRLAINGFGRIGRNVLRALYSGPYRQHLQVVAINDLGDAAINAHLFQYDSVHGRFTGRVEHDAESLRVEGDRIAVTAIRNPAELPWQALGVDIVLECTGLFTSRDKAAAHLQAGARQVLISAPGQGVDATVVFGVNDGSLRAEHRIVSNASCTTNCLAPVAQVLHRELGIEHGLMTTIHAYTNDQNLSDVYHSDPYRARSATQSMIPTKTGAAEAVGLVLPELAGKLTGLAVRVPVINVSLVDLTLQVARDTSVQEVNALLERASEGSAILGFNRQPLVSVDFNHDPRSAIFDASHTRVNGRLVKVMAWYDNEWGFSNRMLDTARAMVLARG, encoded by the coding sequence ATGACTATACGCCTGGCAATCAACGGATTTGGCCGCATCGGTCGGAACGTACTGCGCGCGCTCTACTCGGGACCCTACCGCCAGCACCTGCAAGTGGTGGCGATCAACGACCTGGGCGACGCGGCGATCAACGCCCACCTGTTCCAGTACGACAGCGTGCATGGGCGCTTCACCGGCCGTGTCGAGCACGACGCCGAAAGCCTCAGGGTAGAGGGCGACCGCATCGCCGTCACGGCCATCCGCAACCCGGCGGAGCTGCCTTGGCAGGCGCTGGGAGTGGATATCGTGCTGGAATGCACCGGCCTCTTCACCTCCCGCGACAAGGCCGCCGCGCACCTGCAGGCCGGCGCGCGCCAGGTGCTGATCTCCGCGCCCGGCCAGGGCGTGGACGCCACGGTGGTGTTCGGCGTCAACGACGGCAGCCTGCGCGCCGAGCACCGCATCGTCTCCAACGCCTCCTGCACCACCAACTGCCTGGCGCCGGTCGCCCAGGTGCTGCACCGCGAGCTGGGCATCGAACACGGGCTGATGACCACCATCCACGCCTACACCAACGACCAGAATCTTTCGGACGTCTACCACAGCGACCCGTACCGCGCCCGCTCGGCCACCCAGTCGATGATCCCAACCAAAACCGGCGCGGCCGAGGCCGTGGGCCTGGTGCTGCCGGAGCTGGCGGGCAAGCTGACCGGCCTGGCGGTGCGGGTGCCGGTGATCAACGTCTCCCTGGTGGACCTGACGCTGCAGGTCGCCCGCGACACCAGCGTGCAGGAGGTCAACGCGCTGCTGGAGCGCGCCAGCGAGGGCTCGGCGATCCTGGGCTTCAACCGCCAGCCGCTGGTTTCGGTGGACTTCAACCACGACCCGCGCTCGGCCATCTTCGACGCCAGTCATACGCGGGTGAACGGCAGGCTGGTGAAGGTGATGGCCTGGTACGACAACGAGTGGGGGTTCTCCAACCGCATGCTGGATACGGCGCGGGCGATGGTCTTGGCGCGGGGGTGA
- the scpB gene encoding SMC-Scp complex subunit ScpB, producing the protein MNLSDPQELATLLEGILLAAGKPMSLERLGELFEEAERPEPQQFRDALAVLSLSCSGRAFELKEVATGYRLQVREKFAPWVGRLWEERPQRYSRALLETLALIAYRQPITRGEIEEIRGVAVNTQIVKTLMEREWIRIVGYREVPGRPAMLATTRTFLDYFNLKSLEELPPLAELKLMEPEPQPILEDMAPSVSLPGPEEYDEDYVPPSLQALADQALRDAGEEPEPAPPEEPKEETSFRSLLAELDEMEQGLKTDFDDLIDRPPSDDEDTGVDADFSGVHALPEVEPQGEAESAAGDDTPAPAPQPPAATPVEEEWDEERALREAMLEEMEFNARNRDH; encoded by the coding sequence ATGAATCTCTCCGACCCGCAAGAACTGGCGACCCTGCTCGAAGGCATCCTCCTGGCTGCCGGCAAGCCCATGTCGCTGGAACGCCTCGGCGAGCTGTTCGAAGAGGCCGAGCGCCCCGAACCGCAGCAGTTCCGCGATGCGCTGGCGGTGCTGAGCCTGTCCTGTTCCGGGCGGGCCTTCGAGCTGAAGGAGGTCGCCACCGGCTACCGCCTGCAGGTGCGCGAAAAGTTCGCCCCGTGGGTCGGCCGGCTCTGGGAAGAACGCCCGCAGCGCTATTCCCGTGCACTGCTGGAAACCCTGGCGCTGATCGCTTACCGCCAGCCCATCACCCGCGGCGAGATCGAGGAAATCCGCGGCGTCGCGGTGAACACCCAGATCGTCAAGACGCTGATGGAGCGCGAGTGGATCCGCATCGTCGGCTACCGCGAGGTGCCCGGCCGCCCGGCGATGCTCGCCACCACCCGCACCTTCCTCGACTACTTCAACCTCAAGAGCCTGGAAGAGCTGCCGCCGCTGGCCGAGCTGAAGCTGATGGAGCCCGAGCCGCAGCCGATCCTCGAGGACATGGCGCCCAGCGTCAGCCTGCCGGGCCCCGAGGAATACGACGAGGACTACGTCCCGCCCTCGTTGCAGGCCCTGGCCGACCAGGCGCTGCGCGATGCCGGCGAGGAGCCCGAGCCCGCGCCACCGGAAGAGCCGAAGGAGGAAACCAGCTTCCGCAGCCTGCTCGCCGAGTTGGACGAGATGGAGCAGGGCCTGAAGACCGACTTCGACGACCTGATCGATCGCCCGCCGAGCGACGACGAAGACACCGGCGTGGACGCCGACTTCAGCGGCGTGCACGCGCTGCCGGAGGTCGAGCCGCAGGGCGAGGCCGAATCGGCCGCCGGGGACGACACCCCGGCCCCCGCACCGCAGCCGCCGGCAGCCACGCCAGTGGAGGAGGAGTGGGACGAGGAGCGCGCGCTGCGCGAGGCCATGCTCGAGGAAATGGAGTTCAACGCGCGCAATCGCGACCATTGA